Proteins encoded by one window of Ovis canadensis isolate MfBH-ARS-UI-01 breed Bighorn chromosome 14, ARS-UI_OviCan_v2, whole genome shotgun sequence:
- the LOC138418969 gene encoding zinc finger protein 234 isoform X7 yields MTTFKETVTFTDVAVTFTEEELGLLDSAQKKLYQDVMLENFRNLVSVEEKIQSEMETISEVGPHEELSCWQIWKHIASDLTRWQDSRIKRSEFRQQRDSPSQNGAGLSVIHTGQTPSQCNECTKSFGDLSNFDLHQQIHSGEKSHTCCECGKSFCYSSALRIHQRVHSGEKRYKCDECGKEFSQSSQLQIHQKVHTVEKPFRCEQCGKGFSRRSTLTVHCKLHTGEKPYNCDKCGRAFIHASHLQEHQRIHTGEKPFKCDICGKNFRRRSALNSHCMVHTGEKPYKCEECGKCFTCSSNLHIHQRVHTGEKPYKCEECGKCFIQPSQFQAHRRIHTGEKPYVCKVCGKGFIYSSSFQAHQGVHTGEKPYRCDECGKTFRMKIHYQVHLVVHTGEKPYKCEVCGKGFRQSSYLKIHQKAHSIEKPYKCEECGQGFNQSSRLQIHQLIHTGEKPYKCEECGKGFSRRADLKIHCRIHTGEKPYNCEECGKVFSQASHLLTHQRVHSGEKPFKCEKCGKSFSRSSHLQAHQKVHTGEKPYKCEECGKGFKWSLNLDMHQRVHTGEKPYKCGECGKHFSQASSLQLHQSVHTGEKPYRCDVCGKVFSRSSQLQYHRRVHTGEKPYKCEMCGKSFSWRSNLVSHHKLHTGDT; encoded by the exons ATGACCACATTCAAG GAGACAGTGACCTTCACGGATGTGGCTGTGACCTTCACGGAGGAGGAGTTGGGGCTGCTGGACTCGGCTCAGAAGAAGCTGTACCaggatgtgatgctggagaacttcCGGAATCTGGTCTCAGTGG AAGAAAAGATCCAAAGTGAGATGGAGACTATTTCAGAAGTAGGACCACATGAAGAGCTTTCCTGCTGGCAGATCTGGAAACACATTGCAAGTGACTTAACCAGGTGGCAAGACTCCAGGATAAAACGTTCTGAATTCCGCCAACAACGTGACTCCCCTAGCCAGAATGGGGCAGGACTATCTGTAATTCACACAGGCCAGACACCTTCTCAGTGTAATGAATGTACAAAATCTTTTGGTGATCTCTCCAACTTTGATCTTCATCAACAAATTCACTCCGGAGAGAAGTCTCATACATGTTGTGAGTGTGGAAAAAGCTTCTGTTACAGCTCAGCACTTCGCATTCATCAGAGAGTTCACTCGGGAGAGAAACGCTATaagtgtgatgagtgtggcaaggaaTTCAGCCAGAGTTCACAGTTGCAAATTCATCAGAAAGTCCACACTGTAGAGAAGCCATTCAGATGTGAGCAGTGTGGGAAAGGCTTCAGTCGTAGATCAACACTTACTGTTCATTGTAAATTACACAcgggagagaaaccttacaattGTGACAAATGTGGAAGGGCTTTCATTCATGCTTCACATCTTCAGGAACATCAGAGAATCCACACTGGGGAGAAACCGttcaaatgtgatatatgtggTAAGAACTTCCGCCGCAGATCAGCACTTAACAGTCATTGTATggtccacactggagagaaaccatacaaATGTGAGGAGTGTGGGAAGTGTTTCACTTGTAGCTCAAATCTGCATATCCACCAGAGGgtccacacaggagagaaaccttataaatgtgAGGAGTGCGGTAAATGCTTCATTCAACCGTCACAATTTCAGGCCCATCGAAGAATTCACACCGGAGAGAAACCATATGTATGTAAAGTGTGTGGTAAGGGCTTCATTTACAGTTCAAGTTTTCAAGCCCATCAGGGAgtccacacaggagagaaaccataCAGATGCGATGAGTGTGGGAAGACCTTCAGGATGAAAATCCATTATCAAGTTCATCTGGTCgtccacacaggagagaaaccctataaATGTGAGGTATGTGGGAAAGGCTTTCGTCAGAGTTCGTATCTTAAAATCCATCAGAAGGCCCACAGCATAGAGAAACCCTACAAGTGCGAGGAGTGTGGGCAGGGCTTCAATCAGAGTTCACGACTTCAGATCCACCAGCTGATCCATACTGGTGAGAAGCCATACAAATGCGAAGAGTGTGGGAAGGGATTCAGTCGTAGAGCAGATCTTAAAATTCACTGCAGaatccacactggagagaaaccatacaaTTGTGAGGAGTGTGGAAAAGTCTTTAGTCAGGCCTCTCATCTTCTGACCCATCAGAGAGTCCACAGTGGAGAAAAGCCATTCAAATGTGAAAAGTGTGGCAAGAGCTTCAGTCGGAGTTCACACCTTCAAGCCCACCAAAAAgtccacactggagagaagccatACAAATGTGAGGAGTGTGGGAAGGGCTTCAAGTGGAGCCTGAACCTCGACATGCATCAGAGGgtccacacaggagagaaaccatataagtgTGGGGAGTGTGGGAAGCACTTCAGTCAGGCCTCAAGTCTTCAGCTTCATCAGAGTgtccacactggagagaagccctacAGATGTGACGTGTGTGGTAAAGTCTTCAGTCGGTCTTCACAGCTTCAGTATCACAGGCGAGTCCACACAGGGGAGAAACCTTACAAGTGTGAGATGTGTGGTAAGAGCTTCAGTTGGCGCTCCAATCTTGTAAGTCATCACAAACTTCATACTGGAGATACATGA
- the LOC138418969 gene encoding zinc finger protein 234 isoform X6: MTTFKETVTFTDVAVTFTEEELGLLDSAQKKLYQDVMLENFRNLVSVGCHPFRHDIFHLEKEKRLWVVKTATQREGKSEEKIQSEMETISEVGPHEELSCWQIWKHIASDLTRWQDSRIKRSEFRQQRDSPSQNGAGLSVIHTGQTPSQCNECTKSFGDLSNFDLHQQIHSGEKSHTCCECGKSFCYSSALRIHQRVHSGEKRYKCDECGKEFSQSSQLQIHQKVHTVEKPFRCEQCGKGFSRRSTLTVHCKLHTGEKPYNCDKCGRAFIHASHLQEHQRIHTGEKPFKCDICGKNFRRRSALNSHCMVHTGEKPYKCEECGKCFTCSSNLHIHQRVHTGEKPYKCEECGKCFIQPSQFQAHRRIHTGEKPYVCKVCGKGFIYSSSFQAHQGVHTGEKPYRCDECGKTFRMKIHYQVHLVVHTGEKPYKCEVCGKGFRQSSYLKIHQKAHSIEKPYKCEECGQGFNQSSRLQIHQLIHTGEKPYKCEECGKGFSRRADLKIHCRIHTGEKPYNCEECGKVFSQASHLLTHQRVHSGEKPFKCEKCGKSFSRSSHLQAHQKVHTGEKPYKCEECGKGFKWSLNLDMHQRVHTGEKPYKCGECGKHFSQASSLQLHQSVHTGEKPYRCDVCGKVFSRSSQLQYHRRVHTGEKPYKCEMCGKSFSWRSNLVSHHKLHTGDT, translated from the exons ATGACCACATTCAAG GAGACAGTGACCTTCACGGATGTGGCTGTGACCTTCACGGAGGAGGAGTTGGGGCTGCTGGACTCGGCTCAGAAGAAGCTGTACCaggatgtgatgctggagaacttcCGGAATCTGGTCTCAGTGG GGTGTCACCCCTTCAGACATGATATATTTcacttagaaaaggaaaaaaggctttGGGTGGTGAAGACAGCAACCCAAAGAGAAGGAAAGTCAG AAGAAAAGATCCAAAGTGAGATGGAGACTATTTCAGAAGTAGGACCACATGAAGAGCTTTCCTGCTGGCAGATCTGGAAACACATTGCAAGTGACTTAACCAGGTGGCAAGACTCCAGGATAAAACGTTCTGAATTCCGCCAACAACGTGACTCCCCTAGCCAGAATGGGGCAGGACTATCTGTAATTCACACAGGCCAGACACCTTCTCAGTGTAATGAATGTACAAAATCTTTTGGTGATCTCTCCAACTTTGATCTTCATCAACAAATTCACTCCGGAGAGAAGTCTCATACATGTTGTGAGTGTGGAAAAAGCTTCTGTTACAGCTCAGCACTTCGCATTCATCAGAGAGTTCACTCGGGAGAGAAACGCTATaagtgtgatgagtgtggcaaggaaTTCAGCCAGAGTTCACAGTTGCAAATTCATCAGAAAGTCCACACTGTAGAGAAGCCATTCAGATGTGAGCAGTGTGGGAAAGGCTTCAGTCGTAGATCAACACTTACTGTTCATTGTAAATTACACAcgggagagaaaccttacaattGTGACAAATGTGGAAGGGCTTTCATTCATGCTTCACATCTTCAGGAACATCAGAGAATCCACACTGGGGAGAAACCGttcaaatgtgatatatgtggTAAGAACTTCCGCCGCAGATCAGCACTTAACAGTCATTGTATggtccacactggagagaaaccatacaaATGTGAGGAGTGTGGGAAGTGTTTCACTTGTAGCTCAAATCTGCATATCCACCAGAGGgtccacacaggagagaaaccttataaatgtgAGGAGTGCGGTAAATGCTTCATTCAACCGTCACAATTTCAGGCCCATCGAAGAATTCACACCGGAGAGAAACCATATGTATGTAAAGTGTGTGGTAAGGGCTTCATTTACAGTTCAAGTTTTCAAGCCCATCAGGGAgtccacacaggagagaaaccataCAGATGCGATGAGTGTGGGAAGACCTTCAGGATGAAAATCCATTATCAAGTTCATCTGGTCgtccacacaggagagaaaccctataaATGTGAGGTATGTGGGAAAGGCTTTCGTCAGAGTTCGTATCTTAAAATCCATCAGAAGGCCCACAGCATAGAGAAACCCTACAAGTGCGAGGAGTGTGGGCAGGGCTTCAATCAGAGTTCACGACTTCAGATCCACCAGCTGATCCATACTGGTGAGAAGCCATACAAATGCGAAGAGTGTGGGAAGGGATTCAGTCGTAGAGCAGATCTTAAAATTCACTGCAGaatccacactggagagaaaccatacaaTTGTGAGGAGTGTGGAAAAGTCTTTAGTCAGGCCTCTCATCTTCTGACCCATCAGAGAGTCCACAGTGGAGAAAAGCCATTCAAATGTGAAAAGTGTGGCAAGAGCTTCAGTCGGAGTTCACACCTTCAAGCCCACCAAAAAgtccacactggagagaagccatACAAATGTGAGGAGTGTGGGAAGGGCTTCAAGTGGAGCCTGAACCTCGACATGCATCAGAGGgtccacacaggagagaaaccatataagtgTGGGGAGTGTGGGAAGCACTTCAGTCAGGCCTCAAGTCTTCAGCTTCATCAGAGTgtccacactggagagaagccctacAGATGTGACGTGTGTGGTAAAGTCTTCAGTCGGTCTTCACAGCTTCAGTATCACAGGCGAGTCCACACAGGGGAGAAACCTTACAAGTGTGAGATGTGTGGTAAGAGCTTCAGTTGGCGCTCCAATCTTGTAAGTCATCACAAACTTCATACTGGAGATACATGA